TGTTATATCTAATATATTTTTTGCAATTCTATTATTCGTATGGCTTGTATCCAACAACAAAAAGATTGCTATTTATCGTCTTAATGGACTAAGTTCTACTAAGATAACTAAGCTATTATTTATGAAGGAGTTTTGTTGTACTGCATTATTAATTTATTTAATTGTGAGTCTTGCAAATTTTAAATCTTTAAATTTTGAATATACAATTATGATAATGATTATGATGTCAATAGTAGTTATTATTTCTTACCTTGCTGTTTTACTTGTATCTAAATTTTCTCTTTCAAATCAAATTAATTCAAAATCTTTCTTTAAATACAGCCACTATACTTTATACTTAATTAAAGCTTTCGTTTTTTTGATTACAATTTCTACAAGTGCTTCTTTAATTTATCTTATAAATAGTGGCCTCAATACTAACACAAAAACAGGAAATGACTACTCAGTTCTCTATCCTGAATATGTTGGTTATACACTGAACAGTGATAGTTCTTACAGCAATGATTCAGAACTAACTTCTGATTTATTTAATTACGCTGAGAAACATGATGGGCTTTATGTTAATCCTATAAGATTAAACGTTGAAAATAGTGAGGAAAAAAATGTTTTACAACTAAACTATAATTACCTTTTGAAATTCAATATTAAAACATCGGATAACAAATCGATACTCATAAACAATGATAATACGTCCGGTATTGTAGTGGTATCAGATAAGTTGAAGCCTCACTTAAAAGATATAAAGAAATTTTATGCTTCTTCATCATCTTTTTCTTCACCAACTATCCATTATTATTTCATGAAAGATAATCAAAAGTTTAAACTTCTAGATGGTAGTAATGGGAATATAACTCCCGATTTATTGGAAATATATACATCAAAAAATGTAGGACAAAATCTTGATGCTTTACATAATGCAACAATGAAGTTTAAAATCCTTGGTACAAAAGACAAAACTTATAATTCTATTAAAAAAATACTAAAAAAACATGGACAATTGGAAACTCACCCATCTTTAATCACAGTGAATAATATTAATAGGTCTGATTATTTATCATCTATTGGAAACCCTTTAAGTTATACTGTAACTAATGGTTTAATAATACTGATCTTTTTATCTATGATTTTATCTACTACTTTCTTTTATTTCGAATTTTATAAAAAGAAAATCGCTGTCAGTTATCTTTACGGAATGTCATACTTGAAAACGTACAAATCTTTATTTGTGCTGCTCTCTATACAAGGATTAATCTTCTTAATTTATGGAGCACTACAACAAAATAGAATTATTATTTTAGAAGCTTTATTATTATATTTTATGATTGAAATCATAATAACAATCTTGCTTTCTAAAAAGTTACAAAAAAAATTAATGTTAAATTTTTTAAAAGGAGAGTAGTATGTTAAAAATTGAAAACTTAAATAAAAGTTATAAAAATAATCATATTTTTAACAACTTTAACTTAGAAATTCCTAAAGGAAAAATGGTGGCGATATATGGTTCTAGCGGTTCTGGTAAATCTACACTTTTGAATATAATTGGGCTCGTGGAAGATTATGATGATGGTAAATATTACTTTGATGGGTCTTTTGCTCCTCCTTTTAACAGTACGACTGCACTAAAACTACGTCGAAATACCATTTCATATTTATTTCAAAATTTTGCGTTAATTGAAGATGAAAGTATAGAAAAAAATTTAAATATTAGCTTAGTGTATTCTAAAATGTCTAAAAAAGAAAAACAAAAAAAAATGAAACACTTTTTAAAAAAAGTAAATATTGAACATCGACTAAGTACAAAAATTTACAGCCTTTCTGGAGGGGAGAAACAACGTGTCGCT
This genomic window from Lactococcus sp. S-13 contains:
- a CDS encoding DUF1430 domain-containing protein, whose protein sequence is MNRVTKLLLLILFTVISFSSANMIKNNLIDSKIKKNYEPSELSKIQLPTNVKYDNNLISQVKDVSEATDTSFTFRVTYVASKNDGKGNVDFIKPINRVMFFHTKPLPKEDKVFVTHGFEYVFLNFPLSKITSVQLKNSDIYITNKNKSKGLKKLADLINKKYGLNIQDKDLLSSNPNQYDTHYGDFIGYNNSNLTLFIVISNIFFAILLFVWLVSNNKKIAIYRLNGLSSTKITKLLFMKEFCCTALLIYLIVSLANFKSLNFEYTIMIMIMMSIVVIISYLAVLLVSKFSLSNQINSKSFFKYSHYTLYLIKAFVFLITISTSASLIYLINSGLNTNTKTGNDYSVLYPEYVGYTLNSDSSYSNDSELTSDLFNYAEKHDGLYVNPIRLNVENSEEKNVLQLNYNYLLKFNIKTSDNKSILINNDNTSGIVVVSDKLKPHLKDIKKFYASSSSFSSPTIHYYFMKDNQKFKLLDGSNGNITPDLLEIYTSKNVGQNLDALHNATMKFKILGTKDKTYNSIKKILKKHGQLETHPSLITVNNINRSDYLSSIGNPLSYTVTNGLIILIFLSMILSTTFFYFEFYKKKIAVSYLYGMSYLKTYKSLFVLLSIQGLIFLIYGALQQNRIIILEALLLYFMIEIIITILLSKKLQKKLMLNFLKGE
- a CDS encoding ABC transporter ATP-binding protein, yielding MLKIENLNKSYKNNHIFNNFNLEIPKGKMVAIYGSSGSGKSTLLNIIGLVEDYDDGKYYFDGSFAPPFNSTTALKLRRNTISYLFQNFALIEDESIEKNLNISLVYSKMSKKEKQKKMKHFLKKVNIEHRLSTKIYSLSGGEKQRVAIARALLKDSKIILADEPTGSLDLKNRNEVIRLLRDEVDIAGKTVIIVTHDPYIKEQSDLVINI